One Lampris incognitus isolate fLamInc1 chromosome 14, fLamInc1.hap2, whole genome shotgun sequence DNA window includes the following coding sequences:
- the atp1b3a gene encoding sodium/potassium-transporting ATPase subunit beta-3a, with protein MASTEDKPADKENVSNWKDSIYNPRTGELMGRTASSWGLILLFYLIFYCFLAGMFALTMWVMLLTLDDYVPKYRDRVPHPGLVIRPHSLDIWINKSDPFKYAQYIQHLESFLQKYNDTEQERNELCRPGEYFLQGDEGIEKKACQFKRSLLSRCSGLADTNFGYAEGKPCVLLKMNRIIGLMPRGDPYINCTAKRDTPVQMQYFPSEGRIDKMYFPYYGKKAHESYVQPLVAVKLLLSKEDYNTELTVECRVEGSDIRNNDDRDKFLGRVTFRVKVFE; from the exons ATGGCGAGCACCGAAGACAAACCAGCCGACAAGGAGAATGTGTCAAACTGGAAGGATTCAATCTACAACCCGAGGACCGGGGAGTTAATGGGTCGCACCGCCAGCAGCTGGG GCCTCATTCTGTTATTTTACCTGATATTCTACTGTTTCTTGGCTGGCATGTTTGCCCTGACCATGTGGGTGATGCTGCTCACGCTGGATGACTATGTGCCAAAGTACAGAGACCGTGTCCCTCATCCAG GGTTGGTGATTCGCCCACACTCACTGGACATTTGGATCAACAAATCTGATCCTTTCAAGTACGCACAATACATCCAACACCTGGAGTCCTTCCTGCAAA aGTATAATGACACCGAACAGGAGAGGAACGAGTTGTGTCGTCCGGGGGAGTATTTCTTGCAGGGGGACGAAGGCATAGAGAAGAAAGCTTGTCAGTTCAAGAGGAGCTTGCTGAGCCGCTGCTCTGGCCTGGCCGACACCAATTTCGGATATGCAGAGGGCAAACCTTGTGTACTGCTCAAAATGAACagg ATTATTGGCCTGATGCCACGCGGGGACCCCTATATTAACTGTACAGCAAAG AGAGACACTCCAGTGCAGATGCAGTATTTCCCCAGTGAGGGACGCATTGATAAGATGTATTTCCCCTACTACGGGAAGAAAGCTCAC GAGAGTTACGTGCAGCCCCTGGTGGCCGTCAAGCTGCTGCTGTCCAAGGAGGACTACAACACGGAGCTGACGGTGGAGTGCAGGGTGGAGGGCTCTGACATCCGCAACAATGACGACAGGGATAAGTTCCTGGGCCGTGTCACCTTCCGGGTTAAGGTGTTTGAGTAA
- the LOC130124384 gene encoding dynein regulatory complex protein 1-like, translating into MEKDKENPAVESENREERSAAQGCATPARNGAKKSEEPGEDSGYRRVLDEARESQNQVERGEKRVTSLQSNGTQFVTNVQVAADAKESKHRTELREARRLRVEKLEREAKSGMEKFEEIIKNWSQDKQKVIPQELHEALERQKQLCAVLLQDKNKFIHELQKELKSRDDYYVKDLNRQREEVDLIIERMEDQIKTQSKTNREELNQIENAYEQEHKVLLTGNREKWEQLMKERRDKEMEKLTERMKKVEEYEAQLQQLRVENAEEYNEIKNKLDTDVHLMEQQLEQMKFTHLLNQEKLEYNLQVLKKRDEESTITKSLQKRKITRLQDILNNLKIKCANQERQSSEEIEILTEDNKRIMRQYKDIQKKMRHFAAVDAKRFEEVWLMNEAEVKELVERAVDIDQVIHQQLLGLAWERPHMTFMELSNPVHPQKQALRTTRQSRSSKEEGMEESTPKGKRAVSSKTVRKLLNLLCDEAGFLIEGKLLKLLSPLQKDEQSLMKLDAIFSAMGVESEDDVDKLAEFFFTFGLQQRKQAEQDSWADAGEYAAKTEGGETSTATSLTSDLIHPNHVLAALKAFTAQHCRSRECSAPTQSSLSALGGRDNAQDAAYWESMANAIPEAKLKTWDALEKALEKYYAVLTERAELITKNDGLKRQNDELRLLLQQSLNSKAPVP; encoded by the exons ATGGAAAAAGATAAAGAAAACCCCGCCGTCGAATCTGAGAACCGGGAGGAGAGAAGTGCCGCGCAGGGTTGCGCGACGCCGGCGCGAAATGGAGCCAAGAAAAG CGAAGAGCCGGGGGAGGATTCAGGCTACAGACGGGTCTTGGATGAGGCGAGGGAAAGCCAGAATCAAGTGGAGCGAGGTGAAAAG AGAGTTACCAGCCTGCAGAGCAATGGGACGCAGTTTGTTACCAATGTTCAGGTTGCTGCCGATGCTAAAGAGTCCAAACACAGGACTGAATTGAGAGAGGCTCGGAGACTCAG AGTTGAAAAACTAGAGAGAGAGGCCAAGTCTGGCATGGAGAAGTTTGAGGAGATCATCAAAAATTGGTCCCAAGATAAACAGAAGGTGATTCCTCAGGAGTTGCATGAGGCTCTTGAACGTCAGAAGCAGCTGTGTGCTGTGCTCCTGCAGGACAAGAACAAATTCATCCATGAACTGCAAAAG GAGCTGAAATCCAGAGATGACTACTATGTTAAAGACTTGAACAGGCAGAGAGAAGAAGTGGACCTGATTATTGAGAGGATGGAAGACCAGATTAAAACCCAGTCCAAGACCAACAGGGAGGAGCTGAACCAGATTGAG AATGCATATGAACAGGAACATAAGGTCTTACTGACTGGCAACAGGGAGAAATGGGAGCAGCTCATGAAGGAACGTCGTGACAAAGAG ATGGAGAAGCTGACTGAAAGGATGAAAAAGGTGGAGGAGTATGAGGCACAGCTCCAGCAGCTCAGGGTGGAGAATGCTGAGGAGTACAATGAGATCAAGAACAAACTGGACACTGATGTTCAT CTCATGGAGCAGCAGCTGGAGCAGATGAAATTCACCCACCTGCTGAACCAGGAGAAACTGGAGTACAACCTGCAGGTGCTGAagaagagagatgaggagagcacCATCACCAAGTCCCTGCAGAAGAGGAAGATTACCAG ACTGCAGGATATACTGAACAACCTAAAGATTAAGTGTGCCAATCAGGAGAGGCAGTCCAGTGAGGAGATTGAGATTTTAACTGAGGACAACAAACGCATCATGCGCCAGTACAAAGACATACAGAAGAAAATGAG GCACTTTGCAGCTGTTGATGCTAAAAGGTTTGAGGAGGTGTGGCTGATGAATGAGGCAGAGGTGAAAGAGCTGGTAGAGAGAGCTGTGGACATAGACCAGGTCATCCACCAGCAGCTGCTTGGCTTAGCCTGGGAGCGGCCTCATATGACCTTCATGGAGCTCTCAAACCCAGTGCATCCCCAGAAACAGGCCCTGAGGACGACCCGCCAG AGCCGGAGCAGCAAAGAGGAGGGTATGGAGGAAAGTACACCAAAGGGGAAGAGGGCGGTATCGTCAAAGACAGTGAGGAAACTGCTGAATCTGTTGTGTGATGAGGCG GGCTTCCTGATAGAAGGTAAACTTCTGAAGCTGCTGTCTCCGCTGCAGAAAGATGAACAATCGCTCATGAAACTTGATGCCATCTTCTCT GCCATGGGTGTTGAAAGTGAAGATGATGTAGACAAGCTGGCTGAGTTCTTCTTTACATTCGGACTGCAGCAGAGAAAGCAGGCTGAG CAGGATTCTTGGGCAGATGCAGGTGAATACGCTGCCAAGACAGAGGGTGGAGAAACCAGCACTGCCACCAGCCTGACCTCTGACCTTATCCATCCTAACCATGTCCTGGCCGCTCTGAAAGCTTTCACTGCCCAGCACTGTAGATCCAG GGAGTGTTCGGCCCCCACTCAGTCCAGTTTGTCTGCCCTTGGAGGCAGGGATAATGCTCAGGATGCAGCCTATTGGGAGAGTATGGCCAACGCTATCCCCGAAGCCAAACTCAAGACCTGGGACGCACTGGAGAAAGCACTCGAGAAGTACTA